Sequence from the Chrysemys picta bellii isolate R12L10 chromosome 23, ASM1138683v2, whole genome shotgun sequence genome:
GCATCGCATCCTCATGCGTAGTGTGCCCACTGAAGATTCATGAACCCTAGGGGGTGTATTGCAGATGGCCCCTGCCTGCACCATCCAGAGACAGCTGCTGTGGAGGTGGCTGTGCCACTTAGGCAAGTTTTGCCTGTCATGGCTGCACCCAGCTGGGGAAAGGCATTTGGTTCTGGTCATTTGGGACAGGCCTCAGGCCTGTTTTTTTAACGGTAAGAGGCTAAGAGTATGATAAAGAGGAGATTTGTggccttttttgcttcttgatgtTGGATCAggcttggatttaaaaaaaaaaacagctgctcgcttttcattttcaaagcaggAAGGTCAAGGCTGCTCTTCTCACGAAGGCATCTAGCTCCCAAGGTTTGTGAATCCCTTCCTTGAAAGGGCAGGGTTGTTTTCCCTTCACTAAAGTACTGCCCACTGCAGCTAAACAAATAGCAACTACCAGCAACCATCTGTCCCCTGCCTCATTACTCCAATTGTACTTTTGTAATGTCCTTTGTTGCACTAGTTCTCCGACACCACAGAAGACTCCAGCCTAGGAAAGGCCTGAACTTCTAGTGCAGAGGAATAAAATAAATGAAGCTGgttttaaaaccaaaaacaaagaaaGGGCGCAAGTGCAATTAATTTTTCCAGCGCAGGTCACTATGAAATGACTGGAGCTGGGTGGGAAGCGGTTTCAAAGCTTAGTTTACCCCAGTTGTAACTTCCACATGGTTTGCCTTGCAAAGAATACTTTAAAGGCAGCTGTTTAAGGAGATTTATTTTTTAGAACTTGCCAAACCGTAGGAGAGTTGCTTGAATGACCGATTACCCCAGATCACGGGTACTTACAAAATGTCTTTAATCAATAACCTGCTGCAAAAACATAGTTAGGGTTTAATTGACAGCAAAGTCCCCACCAGCTGTCCTTGCTCCAGGGCAAACATAggaagttgagaagtgtgaatcGCACAATATAAACTCACAGCAATGAGCCAGTTAGAAATACACGTATAGCCCAGCAGGTACTAGAGCTAAATCCACTGGTTCTGTGTGTTCAAAGCCTTCGGACCGTTACAGAACCTTTTCCTCCCACCCAGCAACTCTCCTTTCAGAGGGCCACGGTCAGGGCGTTTAGTATAaaacaggataaaaaaaaaaaaagacaaccccAAATATTTCCATTTGGTAAAATACCAGGGTTTGGGGGTTAGAATGCAGTGTCTGCAACCTTCCCCCTGCAAAGGCTGTGGCACCAGAAACTCCCCGAGCACATGGCTGCCGTGTGCGTGAGACCCACAGAGTAAATCGGGCCAGGCTATTTGAATTACAGGGTAAACCCAGCCCCAAAGGGAGACAGGAAAAGTAGAGGGTTAATTCCCcataaggccatgtctacgccAGGATTGCTTTACTGGTATACTACAGTAGCAAAGCACTcccagtgtggctgcagcaatATCAGCAAAACTGCACTTTGTACCGCGGTAATAAAACCACATACCCCCAAGCAAAACCAGCCATATATGTAACAGCCATTTCGGCagtatagctgtgtctacactaggggctcCTGCCAGCACAGTTCTGTCAGTCAGAGATCACGTCTCTTCACGCTCCTGACCATCACAGCTCCGCCGGAAGACGTCTATAGGGTAAACACAGCCTTACTCCAATCATCTCAGCCAGTTAGAGGGAGGGAAAGCaggttttgttggtttttaaaaTACGATTTTTAAACCAGATGGTGTAGTCAAGGCCTAAGAGCGAAGAAATGTCACTGATCCGAATCGTCTGGTTCTGAATAGATGAAGCTAAAGTGGCATGACCCCCTTCTCTGGGCGTTTATTTTGATTTAAGCTAAATCACAGGAAGGCACTCAAACTCTGTGTCCACACAAAAGGGCCACGCCACTTTCACCGAGTCAGACAACCACCtcctgtagacaaggcctttgactCGACTGCTCCCAACCAACAAGCAGCTTTTAAACATGATCACACTGATCTATTCATCCCCCCCCAACTCCACAGGCAGAGCCCTCCCaacatcctcctcccccacagataAACATTTGCACCTGTCAAGAACAGAGATTCAGTCATTTGTTAATGCGGAGATGCCCTCTAAGTAAAGATAGGATGTGGAAGGCTTATTGTTTGATGCGGCTAaataacaaacacacaaacagctGTTGGGAgtacaaaaatatgttttttccttttaattacaTCAGTTATCAAAGAAAAAAGCAGTGGTAACAAAAATACAAAGCTCTGaggttgtttgtgtttttttttttttaaaggtttttttcccGTAATACAAGCTGAGCAGCAGTGCGATTTAATTGAACTTCTGCTCTGAGTCTCTGCTGGCAGAGTATGCGTAAGCTTTTCCCAGTACCAGCCGGTCACGCAGCAGCTTGAAGAAGGCGTAATAATTGCTGAAGAGGATGAGCGCCAGCGAGATGGTCTGGTGCCACTTCTCTGACGAGATCAGTGAGTAGAGCTGGTAGAAGATGACAGCTCCTTCCAGCAGAATTAAAATGTTCAAGATCCTCAGCGGTTTGCTGAAAAAGAACTGGAGATAAAGAGCCCAGGGTAAGGTGCTGGATGGGAGTCAGACGCTCCACAGAAAATACGGAACACACGAGGAATGAATGCTCCATGAGCTAACGCACTAAGATTTCACTTCCGGAGACCTAGCAACACATTCCCTTCTCACTCACAAACGAAAAGAACTTTGGTGCTCTCATCCCCAGAACAAGTGCACAGAGGTCCTTTTCAGAAAGCTCCCCCATTGTTAGGGCGCAGGAGGCATGGgatagggagagagaaagcacGGGATTAAGGCTCAGACTTGGgctatttccagctctgtcactgccCTGCTGTGTGATCATGaggaagtcacttcacctctcggTGCCTGCTGGCCTTCCAACTTTGtctctctcttgtctatttagactgtaagttctttggggcagggactatctgtatgtctgtgcagtgccccagacaatggggccctgatcctgtctAGGCACTACTATAAATAATTCTAATAATAAAGGAGGAACAACGCCGGCTTACATGAAAGCGGAAGTGTGAGACATCAGATGGCACAGCCACATTGTAATGGCCCACGGCTTTGTACACGTTCTTGCTGTGTTTCACCAGCACCCCCTGTGGCCACATGCATTCTTCTGTCCACCTGCAAGAGAAACCAACTCCCTTAGTCCCGCCTCCAGAATGACAGGATCAGTCACATGGCAGCTGGCCATGGCTCTGAACAGAGCTTCTGCAGGGGAGTCAATGGCATTCCCCCATAAGCTGGGGGCGCTGCACCAAAGCACCACCAACAGTCCTaatccttgagtctgtcactaagGACTCTTGTAACTATTTGCTAAGACGTCAAGTTGCGGTTATTTgcgagggcagaatttggctcgtCCAGCTGTACAACTAAGCGTTTAATCGCCATTGTCACTGCTTACCACAAACCAGAGGTTTGCTCGCTGCGGTTGGTAGGGGATGGGATAGCTCATGCCCATACAGCGTTAGGCTGATTAGCAGCCACACAGAGCAACTCTGGTTTCATGTTTCCTGTTGCTGAACTGAGTGAGAGATCTCTCCCCCAGCGTGAACAGCAGCCTGGCAGAttagctccccaccccagcagacAAGAGAGAACAAACCAGTGCTAGCCAGTGGGAGAGGTCCTTACTGATGCTGTAGCACATTGGAGCATAGGGCAGGATCGACCTTCTGCCAGCAGCCCAGGTGTGCCGCAGCTTTGTGGAGGAGGTCGCAGTAGCGGGCAGGCAAGAGATGCTGCATCAGAATCACAGACGTACTGATGGACACCAGCAGGAACAGCTCACATGACCACCGTTTGTCGTAGTACTGAGtgttctggggggggcaggaatACAGTGTCAAAATGCATTCGGACACCCTGACCCAACAAAGCAGAGACAGACCACGAGGCACTCAGGCGAACCGGTGCCTTTTCATGGCAGCAATTATTCCTGCTTGAGAAATCAAGAGGCAGAGGCATTCAGCAGTAATGGCCAGCCAAGAAAAGGTTAAGCTTCTGAACACTTGAGAATCAAAATCTACGACCAGCTGGGTGAAGGGGTCCTATTCGGGCAACAGTCACTCTTCTGCATACAAGGGGAACAGTGACTGACCGTGAATTCCACAACTGACACTTGTGCTGCAATACTCTGTCCCTATGCCACTGGGAGAATCACTACTGCTCATAGACCCCATACTgctagaatcacagaatatcagggttggaagggaccttaggaggtcatctagtctaaccccctgctcaaagcagggccaatccccaactaaatcaccccagccagggctttgtcaagccgggccttaaaaacctctaaggaaggagattccaccatctccctaggtaatccattccagtgcttcaccaccctcctagtgaaaaagtttttcctaatatccaacctaaacctcccccactgcaatttgagtccattactccttgttctgtcatctggtaccgctgagaacagtctagatccatcctctttggaaccccctttcaggtagttgaaagcagctatcaaatccccccccccattcttctcttctgcagactaaataatcccaattccctcagcctctcctcataagtcatgtgttccagccccctaatcatttttgttgccctctgctggactctttccaagttttccacatccttcttgtagcgtggcaaccaaaactggacacagtactccagatgaggcctcaccaatgtcgaatagaggggaacgatcacgtccctcgatctgctggcaatgccccaacttatatagcccaaaatgccgttaactttcttggcaacaagggcacacatttgactcatatccagcttctcgtccactgtaacccctaggtccttttctccagaactgctgcctagccattcggtccctagtctgtagcagtgcatgggattcttccggcctaagtgcaggactctgcacttgtccttgttgaaccccatcagatttcttttggcccaatcctctaattagTCTAGGTTCCtcagtatcctatccctaccctccagcgtatctaccactcctcccagtttagtgtcatctgcaaacttgctgagggtacagtccacgtcatcctccagatcattaatgaagatattgaacaaaaccggccccaggaccgactccgcttgaaaccggctgccaactagacatggagccattgatcactacccgttgagcccaacgatctagccagctttctatccaccttatactccattcatccagcccatactactttaacttgctggcaagaatactgtgggagaccgtatcaaaagctttgctaaagtcaaggaatagaaACTAACAATGATCCTCCTTTAGCTCAAATGGCAGGGGGCCTGCACTTTTAGAGCAGGTGACTTTGAGTTCTAGTCCCATGGCTTGCCAAAGTGACAGCCATGAAGCCAGAGGCATGGCAGATTACGACAGGTCCCGGAAGTCTCCGGTCCCGTTTTATACTCATCCAAATACATTTGCTGTACAGTACAACTTACTGTGAAAATCCAATAAAATAGATGGGGGAGAGTCCTCTCTATTACAGTTTACCCCCCTCCCTAAAGAGAGTTAGGAtagaaaagaaaatcagttttAGTCTTGTCTTGAATCTGTCCCAACAAGACATTACAATTCATAAAAAGGTGACTTGGCCATAACCAAAGAAGAAATTCTGTAAGTCCATGGGGGAAAACAGTTTCACCCCAATGGATGGAACAAGCACATGACACTTTGtcatggatgacaggaatacagaaGTTTGCATAACTCACGGTAATCACAGTTCAGTGGCTGAAACACACAGTAGGattttgtattgtattataaGTTAAATTCAAACGTTTCTATTTCtctcaagtttcagagtaacagccgtgttagtctgtatccgcaaaaagaagaacaggagtacttgtggcaccttagagactaacaaatttattagagcataagcatccgaagaagtgggctgtagtccacgaaagcttatgctctaataaatttgttagtctctaaggtgccacaagtactcctgttcttcttatttctCTCAAGCATCTCAACATTCAGACCCCTTCTACTCCACAAAACTAACCACATCACAGGACAATTCAGAATTAAGCGAATCCATATAAGCCAGGTGTAAATTGATTTACGTTTGTCCACACAGGCGACTCTGCGTAACGTGTGTGTAGACCAGACTTACTGCACCCACTTTCCATACATCGGATGAGAACTAACCATGTTGCAGCCATACCCAGCCAAGCGTCCGATTTTGCTAGTGACTCAAACAAAACTGCCTCACTTGACCCATTAGTGGGAGGAGTGACATGAAGCACGTGCTAGAGCAGTGAGCACATAAGGGTGCATGGCACTCACCTTCACAAACCAGACAGGCACAAAGGCCACATAATAGGCACTGAGCATGGAGCTCACCAGCACCTCTTTCATCCTCCAGTTAAAGTCCATCTTCAAATACTCCACCTCATTGCGGATCAGGTCTGGAGAGAGGCAGCACGCATGGGTGGGCATGGCCTCCATGCCATACATTTGCCTGGTATGCTGCTTCCAGGTCTCCTTTAAAACTGTTAGATAGTCTTTACCCCTGGAGTTCACTTCCCCTGTCTCTCGGGGACCAATGTTAGCCACTTGGGAGAAGAGGGCTGTCTTCCGAAAGTCACAGTTCAGCTGGAGAAAAGGAATGTACATGCCGAACCTGGAAAAGCACATGGGCAGGAAGGCTGTAACATCAACGTCCCCAGTACCGCCCCGAGTCTGACTGCCATTCCCATGACCGTGAAGAAGTGTTAGCACCCAACATCCCCTTGTCAATGGTGTTTAGGATCATGAGAGCCACTTCCCACACAGACTCTAGAATGGGACAGCTAGAGGGATACGGCCACATGACATTGCCCACATATCTACTGGAAGCTAGAGAGACAGCACAATTAGGTCCACCTAATGTGCACTGTAGGTTTTGGATGTGCATTGCCAAAGGTGGCCGGTTAATATTAATACTGCTTGCTCACGAttaaggctaagtttttgtcgcagatatttttagtaaagctCATGGACAGCTGCGTGGGGTCCTGCTGGCCGTCCGCCGTAgctgggcagctgcagttccGCCGGCCCCCCCGCCGCGattgggcagctgcagggtcccacccaccaggttgggggctgggagctgcgagaatggggctggctgggagctccagccccaggtcagaaaatgtcatggaggtcaatggaagtcacagattccatgacctccgtgacataatcatagccttactcatgattttattgtataCTGTTCCAGCAGCTAGGTTCTCCTCCTTCAAGGATTCCTCCTGTTAATcacagctgggaaggggccagtcCTCATTAGCATTCAGCATCGCTTGTACCAGAGTCATTCATGTGAGATCGCACCATCTCTGTACTTGTCCACACTAGCGCCACCAATGGTGACCCTCACATCTGCCCACCTACAGGGTCACGGAACTCAGCTAGCTGATCCGAGACCACGTACCCGAGACCACGTACCCATCTCATTTACCCTGGTCACCTTAAAGACTGGTGGAGCAGGTCTCCATACCTTTATGAGATGCTTCTTAGTTCACTGGCACAGAATGATTCTAACATCTGAACATTTGCCTACAACACCGAGGGCTGGTTTATACTAGGGGggagattgatctaagatacgcaacttcagctatgtgaatagcgtagctgaagttgacgtatctgagatcgatttacctcgggtcctcacggtgcgggatcgacagccgcggctcccccgtcaactccgctaccgcctctcgctctggtggagttctggagtcgacggggagtgcgttcggggatcgatttatcgcttctagacgagacgcgataaatcaatccccaatagatcgattactacccaccgatccggcgggtagtgaagacgtaccctgagtctTTACCTGTTCACCCTTGGGCAGAGAAACCTTTCCCAGAAGGGGGGCATAATTCTGCTGTCTGCCTAGAAAGAGAACCTTGTTCCTCAGA
This genomic interval carries:
- the TMEM39B gene encoding transmembrane protein 39B isoform X3, which codes for MYIPFLQLNCDFRKTALFSQVANIGPRETGEVNSRGKDYLTVLKETWKQHTRQMYGMEAMPTHACCLSPDLIRNEVEYLKMDFNWRMKEVLVSSMLSAYYVAFVPVWFVKNTQYYDKRWSCELFLLVSISTSVILMQHLLPARYCDLLHKAAAHLGCWQKVDPALCSNVLQHQWTEECMWPQGVLVKHSKNVYKAVGHYNVAVPSDVSHFRFHFFFSKPLRILNILILLEGAVIFYQLYSLISSEKWHQTISLALILFSNYYAFFKLLRDRLVLGKAYAYSASRDSEQKFN
- the TMEM39B gene encoding transmembrane protein 39B isoform X1, with product MAGGRRGPNRTSYCRNPLCETGATGGSGHSTSSSVTGVRSRTRSGSGTGLSSPPLATQTVVPLRHCKIPELPVERSVLFELQLFFCHLIALFVHYINIYKTVWWYPPSHPPSHTSLNFHLIDFNVLTVTTIVLARRLIGAIVKEASQSGKVSLPRSIFLVITRFAVLTGTGWSLCRSIIHLFRTYSFLNLLFLCYPFGMYIPFLQLNCDFRKTALFSQVANIGPRETGEVNSRGKDYLTVLKETWKQHTRQMYGMEAMPTHACCLSPDLIRNEVEYLKMDFNWRMKEVLVSSMLSAYYVAFVPVWFVKNTQYYDKRWSCELFLLVSISTSVILMQHLLPARYCDLLHKAAAHLGCWQKVDPALCSNVLQHQWTEECMWPQGVLVKHSKNVYKAVGHYNVAVPSDVSHFRFHFFFSKPLRILNILILLEGAVIFYQLYSLISSEKWHQTISLALILFSNYYAFFKLLRDRLVLGKAYAYSASRDSEQKFN
- the TMEM39B gene encoding transmembrane protein 39B isoform X2; this encodes MGGRRGPNRTSYCRNPLCETGATGGSGHSTSSSVTGVRSRTRSGSGTGLSSPPLATQTVVPLRHCKIPELPVERSVLFELQLFFCHLIALFVHYINIYKTVWWYPPSHPPSHTSLNFHLIDFNVLTVTTIVLARRLIGAIVKEASQSGKVSLPRSIFLVITRFAVLTGTGWSLCRSIIHLFRTYSFLNLLFLCYPFGMYIPFLQLNCDFRKTALFSQVANIGPRETGEVNSRGKDYLTVLKETWKQHTRQMYGMEAMPTHACCLSPDLIRNEVEYLKMDFNWRMKEVLVSSMLSAYYVAFVPVWFVKNTQYYDKRWSCELFLLVSISTSVILMQHLLPARYCDLLHKAAAHLGCWQKVDPALCSNVLQHQWTEECMWPQGVLVKHSKNVYKAVGHYNVAVPSDVSHFRFHFFFSKPLRILNILILLEGAVIFYQLYSLISSEKWHQTISLALILFSNYYAFFKLLRDRLVLGKAYAYSASRDSEQKFN